The Apibacter raozihei DNA segment TGGTACACATCTACAATGGAAACAGATGTTTATAAGAAAGAATCGTATGCAGTAAACAGCGAAGCGATATTGCTAAACAAGTTTAAATCAGAAAATGTTTTAAAAATTTTAGCCGTTTGTGAGTCTGATCGTGATATAATTGTTTCAGAGATTGGAAATAAATTTTCTGGTGTTAATGTAACTTCATCATCCGAATCTTATGTTGAAATTTTTTCTTCACAAATAAATAAATTTAATGCTGTAGAAACGATATTTAGAGATAAGGAAACTCAAATTTTCGCCTTTGGTGATTCCAATAATGATTTGGAAATGATTAAAAATTCATTTTTAGGCTGTGCAGTTAATAATGCAACTCCACAGGTAAAAGCGGTAGCGGATTACATATCCAGTTTCAATTTTGGAAAAGGTGTATATGATTCATTGGAATATATACAGAAAAAATATTTAATTTAAATGAAAATGAATATATTTTATAATTTCTCACAATATTAAACATTTGCTTACTGATTAATTAATCAAGATTATGAATTATTGAAATAATAAAAAAATACAGTCATTATGAGCATTCTAAGCAACTAAACAGGCTAATTATGAAAAATATCATTTAGGGGTTTAAGTTGCTGATATTAAGTGTTTTGTTTGATTTTGCAGGGGTTTCCTGAGTAAATTAATACAATCAAAAAGTGTGAAAAAATATTATTCTAGTAAAAAAATATTTATATTTGCCGACTGAACTATAATAAAAAATAAAAGGTTATGTCTGACATTACATCAAGAGTAAAAGCTATCATCGTTGACAAATTAGGAGTAGATGAAAGCGAAGTTACACCAGAAGCAAGTTTTACAAATGACTTGGGGGCTGATTCATTAGACACAGTAGAATTAATCATGGAGTTTGAAAAAGAATTTGACATTCAAATCCCAGATGACCAAGCAGAAAAAATTTCAACTGTTGGTCAAGCCATTTCTTATATTGAAGAAGTAAACAAACAATAATTTACACAAAGACATTAAAGTAAAAGTATGGCTTTAAAACGAGTAGTGGTAACTGGACTTGGTGCAATAACACCTATCGGTAATAATTTCCAGGAATATAGGAAAGCCTTATTAGAAGGTGTAAGTGGAGCAGGTCCAATTACTCTATTTGACGCAACTAATTTTAAAACAAAATTTGCTTGTGAATTAAAACAATACAATCCTGAAGACTATTTTGAAAGAAAAGATGTACGTAAATATGATCGTTGCGCACAGTTTGGAATGATATCTTCAAAAGAAGCAGTAAAGGATAGTAAACTATTGGAATATTCTGATCTGAACAAAGCCCGTGTAGGGGTAGTTTGGGGATCAGGAATAGGGGGTTTAAATACATTCGAGCAGGAAGTGTCTACCTACGCTTTAGGTAACGGAATTCCTCGATTTAATCCTTTCTTTATTCCTAAAATGATTGCAGATATGACTCCGGGTCTTATTTCTATGGAATACGGATTTATGGGGCCAAATTATGCAACTGTATCTGCATGTGCATCGTCTTCTAATGCAATGATTGATTCTTTGATGCTTATCCGGTTAGGTAAAGCAGATGCAATCGTTACCGGAGGTTCCGAGGCAGCTATATGTGCAAGTGGAGTAGGAGGGTTTAATGCCCTGCACGCCATGTCTACAAGGAATGATGATCCGGCAACAGCTTCCCGGCCTTTTGATAAAGACAGGGATGGATTCGTTCTTGGGGAAGGTTCCGGAACACTTATTTTAGAAGAATACGAACACGCAGTTAAAAGAGGAGCAACTATTTATGCTGAAATAGTGGGCGGGGGCTTAAGTGCCGATGCTTATCACATGACAGCGCCTCATCCCGAAGGCTTGGGAGCATATAATGTAATGAAAAATGCAATTGAAGATGCCGGTATATCCCTGACTGATATAGACCATATCAATGTTCATGGAACATCAACTCCGCTAGGAGATTTAGCAGAATCAAAAGCAATCTTAAAATTATTTGGAGAACATTCATATAAAATCCAGATAAATTCCACAAAATCAATGACCGGTCACTTATTGGGTGCAGCGGGTGCTATAGAAGCTTTAGCTTGTGTAATTGCTGTAAAAGAAAATATAGTAGCACCTACCATCAATCATTTTACAGATGATGAAGATTTTGACCCTAAATTAGATTTTACCTTCAACAAAGCAAAAGAGAAGGAAGTTAAATATGCAATGAGTAATACTTTCGGTTTCGGTGGCCACAATGCATGTGTTATTTTAAAGAAATTTTAAAATAAGATAGAATAACGTAACTTAATGACTGCTATTTGGAAAAAAATACTTTTCCGTTCAAATTTATTGAAGCAGAGTTCTGATAACAAAGAGGAAGAAGTTTTCAGAAAACAAATAGAAAATCTGATAGGTTATAAGCCTTCTAATTTAGGAGTTTTTTATGAATGCTTTACTCATTCTTCAGTAAATAACAATGATAATAAGAACTTTGAAAGGCTTGAGTTCTTAGGAGATTCCATACTATCAAGTATAGTATCGGATTATTTGTACCATCAAGCACCGGATAAAAAAGAAGGCTACCTTACCCAAATGAGATCTAAAATGGTCAATAGAAAAACACTAAATGTTTTGGGTAACGAATTAAAATTATCATCATATCTTCAAAAAAGACAAAATACAAGCTTAGGCGAAAATATCAACGGGAATTTATATGAAGCCTTAGTTGGCGGAATATATATTGATGGAGGATTCGAAGCTTGCCGGGATTTTATAAGTGAAACTTTAATTAAACAAGAAGATTTTGAACAACTGGAAAAAAGAGTTACCAGTTATAAAAGTCTGATAATTGAATGGGCTCAAAAAAATAAACTGGAAATAAATTTTGAAACGTTTGAAGAGGAAAATGCTGAAGATGTTTTAATATTCAACTCTATTATTCATCTGGACAATAAAATGGTGACCAAAGGAAGAGCTACCTCTAAAAAGAAAGCTGAAGAAAGCGCTTCTAAAAGAGCTTATTACAGGTTAAATAAGTATATAAATACATCCGAAACAAAAGAAACATGAAGATTTATTCCTTTGATTGGGATGATGATGATCCAATATTTGATTTCAAATTATTAGGATTAGCATCTAACTTGATCAAAGATTATGATCTGGCATTTTATTTGAATAAATATTGTCAATTCTCATTTAAACGAGAAGCAGATCAAGAAATATTGAATGGAGATGTTTTGTATCTTTTTTCAGTTTACAGATTTTTTCACTCTAAAACTAAACAATTTGTAGAGCTTATAAGTAATTATTCTTATCCACAAATGTTAAAAGGTGAAAAATATAGTCTTTTTGAAGAAACAGAAAGTATTCATATATTAATACCGGAATTCAAAAGATTTAACTATTTCTTAAAGTCAAGTTTGGGGTTGAATGAAGACTTTTACGTAAATTTGGCAGAATTGAAAAATATACAAGAATATCAAGACATTGATATAAACACTATAAAGATTAATAATTTAGAAAATTTGATATTACCCACATAATGATAGGATATAGAAAAAAAACAAAAATAGTAGCTACTATTGGACCTGCATCTGAAGATAGAGAGACTTTATTAAACATGATTAAAGCAGGTGTAAATGTAATTCGTGTTAATTTTTCCCATGCAGAAGAACAAACTGTTGAAAAATGGGTAAAATTAGTACGTGGTATTAATGAAGAATATGGTTTTACTGTTTCTTTGTTGGCCGATTTACAGGGGCCTAAGTTAAGAGTAGGAGTTGTTAAAGAAGGCGTTGTAGTAAAATCTGGTGATTTGATCACTTTTACTAATGAAAAAATTGAAGGTGATGAAAATCAGGTGTATATGAGTTATCCTCAATTTGCCAGAGATGTGAAAGTAGGTGAAAAAATATTACTTGATGACGGAAAATTAATATTTGAGGTTGTTGAAACTAATTTACGAGATAAAGTTAAAGCTAGAGTAATTCAGGGAGGACCGTTAAAATCCAAAAAAGGAGTTAATCTGCCCAATACTAAAGTATCGTTACCAGCTTTAACAGAGAAAGATATTAAAGATGCCCTTACTGCAATTAAATATGAGTTTGACTGGATAGCTTTATCTTTTGTAAGACACGTGGAAGATGTCAACGATTTGAAAAAATTAATTCAGGCTAATGTTAGTCATAAAATCCCAATTATAGCTAAAATTGAAAAGCCTGAAGCAATAACTAATATTAAAGAGATAGTTGATGCTGTAGATGGTGTTATGGTTGCAAGAGGAGATTTAGGAATTGAAATACCTATGGAAAAAGTTCCTTTAATCCAGAAAAATTTGGTAAGCTTATGCAAAATATCGTGTAAACCTGTAATAATTGCTACTCAGATGATGGAGAGCATGATTGATGGATTAACCCCTACAAGGGCTGAAGTAAATGATGTAGCTAATTCTGTTTTAGATGGTGCAGATGCTGTAATGTTAAGTGGTGAAACATCTGTAGGTAAATATCCTGTTGAAGTTATTGAAAACATGGCTAAAATCATTTGTAATGTTGAAGATGACCAGCACATACAGGTGCCTCCCCATGCTCCGGTAAGAGGAAGTGATAGATATATTACTGATATGATATGTTATAATGCTGCTGAAATGGTAGATCAGGTATCAGCTAAAGCCATTGTTACTTTGACACAGTCAGGTTACACAGCTTTTCAGATTTCTTCTCACCGTCCATTAGCTGATATTATTGTGTTTACATCTAATAAAAGAGTAATTACAATGCTTAATCTACTATGGGGGGTACGAGCTTTCTTATATGAAGGTTTAAAAAGTACTGATGAAACGGTAGTAGAAGTAAATAGAGAAGCAAGAGAAAAAGGATTTGTAGTTTCCGGAGATTACGTTATTAATTTAAATGCAATGCCATCTTTTGGTAATGGTTTAACTAATACACTTCGATTGACTCAGATTAGTTAATGACAATTATTTTTAAACATAAAAAAAACTCTTACTTATGTAAGAGTTTTTTTTATGTTTATGTTTATTTGCGTTTATATAAATAATAGACTTCGAGTGCATTGTTATCAATATCATTTTTAATAGTGTCTGTTTTAATCAAATTATAATTTTCTTTTAAAACAGGTAAGTGATAGTAGTATAGGAATTCATCGGTATTATTAGGATCATTTTCTTTAATTTTTGATAAATTATAGATACGACATGGTAATACTATAAATTCAGTCTTCTTTTGTCTGATGTATTCCGTCTGATCGTTTCTTAGCTCAGGAAATGTACTAAATGGCAAGTTTGGTTTTAAAAAGAATTTTACATTGGGAACAATATTACATGTAGTAAATAAGCTATTACCTAATCCAAACCCAAGATTTAATAAAGTAGGATGTGGTGATTTTTTTATTTCGTCGCTTAATCTTTCAGTCATAAATCCATCCACCTTGAAATCTTTACTATTTAAAATTTTATATTCGAGCCATGTATTTGTTAGCCTTTTTTGGCTTAAACACATAAAGAAAAATATAAAGAAAAATGAGGCTATCATTCCTGATGTAAATTTTACAGACGCATATTTTTTTATGTATATAAATATGCATACCAAGCCCAAAACATCAAAAACTAAAAAAGGAATCGGATAATAGTAGAAAAAAGTTTTAGACATAAAAATAATAACGTATAGAGTTATTCCTGAAAGAATAATACTCCATCGCCCAATCGTATTTTTTATAAAATTTACCGGGAAGATAAAAATTCCAATAATAGGAAGAAGAAATAAAGAAAAACTATCTAAAAATAAGTAAAGGATTTTAGTAACTAATAAAATCAATACTTCAGTCAGAGAACCAACTTTTGCATATTTGCTATTTAAGACTATGTAAGTGTTATAGGCCTCTTCTAAAGCGTTATTTACATAGAAATACAGGATGATAGGAATTGCTACTAAAGCAAATCCTGCTAAATAAGCTAGCAGATTATAAATTATATTTTTATATCTTTTATTAGAAAGAAGATTAATAAATATACCTAACAAAGGGAAAAACCAAAACATGATTAAGTTTATTTTTGTTAAAATTACCATCGAACAGATAATTCCATGAACAAACATACACCAAGGATTGTGAGAAAAATTACCCTTATCTTTAAAATATCTGACAAACAAATACAAGCTTATAATTTCACCTACTAGGATAAATTCTTCAGCAGATCCTCCGGCTATCATTAGTTTTAAAAGAAAAGAAGGAAATATGAGAGCGGTGAAAAAGGATCCGGCTTTTCCCAGATATAATCTTGCTGTAAGATAGATAGAATATGACATTAAGAGCCAGGATATCAGCTCAATGATAAACATACCGAAAAAGTTAGAATTCGATATTATATAACCTGCACTATACAAAAAGAATATGAAAGGTCCTTTATGATCAAATACTTCTGTATATAAAGTACGGCCATTAACCATTCCTTTCGCTACATTAAAATATACATTTGGATCAGACCATTCGTTAGTTACGTAAAAGGGAGACATTTTTGAGCAAAAAAACAGCAATAAAAAAATGTATAAAGTTAAAAGTAAAATAAAATTTTTATCTTCTTTTATAATTTGTAAAGTACTTTTGTTAGTCATTGGTTCTATAAAACTTATTTAATGATATTTTTTGTTTCTGCGAAGTTCTCTAATAATTCTACGGCTTTAGTATTACCTCCGGCTTTTATAAAAGTTTGTTTTATTCTTTCAGCGTTTTGGCGGTATTCATTATTATTTAAAACTTCTAAAACTGAATTTTCAAGATCGTTTTTTTTCATTCTTTTATATCTTAATCTTATTCCGCTTCCTGAATTTTCAACCAGTGAGGCATTATAAAATTGATCGTATGCTAATGGAATTACTACCATAGGAAGTGAATTCATTAAAGATTCATTAATAGTATTAAAGCCTCCATGACAAATAACTGCATCCATATGCGGAAGAAGTTGAATTTGTGGCAGGTATTTTTGTACTATAAAGTTATCAGGCCATTTTTCAAATAATTCAGGATCAACGGATGCAATAATAGTAACATCTTTATCTTTAAAAGCATCAATTAATTTAGTGAAAAAATCTTTTCTAATGTCTGTTAAAACAGTTCCAATAGATACGAAAATTTTAGGATTAGAAATTTTATTTATACTTTCCCAGTCAAAGGATGAATTGTCCGGTCTTCCTAAAACAGGTCCGATAAACTTATTACAAGGTTCTGTTGAAGTTATCCCAGCAAATTCCTCCGATGTGAATATTAATGATAATTTTGAAGAGACAATTAAATGTTCTTTCTCTTCTATACCAAAATATTTTTGTAAGCCAGAAATCTGGTTATAGGCCCATTCAGCTACTTTAGGAGCCATGTCCGGATTTCCCATGACTTCAGGTGGTGAAGTCATAGTAGTAGCATAAGGTATATTGTAAAGATAGGCTGCAAGCCCGCCTGCAAATGTTATTCCGTCATTAATTATTACATCAGGTTTAAAGTTTTCAATAACATTTTTTAAACCAGGCATCATTATTTTAGCTAGAGGTACATAGGTTTGTTCAAGTGCCAGTTTAAGAATTTCCAATCCGGTTACATTACTTCCGGTACCCTGTAGCTCCATGATTTTTTCAATTTCGTCCTGATAAGGTTTTATTTCTTTTTCAGGATAATAATAATGACCTTTTACAGGAATAGTATTTTTGTCTAAGGGATAAATCCCTGTCCATGCGACTTCATGTCCTCTTTCCAAAAGACTATTTCCTATACTTAAGGTTGGATTTATATGTCCGATAAATGGAGGTACAACAAATAAAAATTTCTTCATAACATTTAATTATTAAGTATAGATTCTAAATAGTTGGCTCCTTGTACCACTCCTCCAGATTTTTCAAATGATTTTTTTATATTTTCAGCACCTATTTTATACGCTTTATCGTTTAAAATATGGTGAACAGATTCTTTTAGTTGTTCGGCTTTGAACCTGTTGAATTTTAACCGTATTCCTGCGTTATTATCAACAACACAACCTGCCACATAGGATTGATCATATGCAATAGGAATAACAATTAATGGAATACCATAGGTTAAAGATTCACAAACTGTATTTTGTCCTCCGTGGCAAACTACAGCATTCATCAAATGAATAAGATCTAATTGCGGAATTTGTTTTTGTATGATAAAGTTATCAGGTATTGAATCGAAATATTCGGGATCTGATATGACAACTACAGTTAATTTTTCATTTTTAAAAGCGTTAGTTATTTTATCAAAAAATGATTTTTTTTGTGAATGATCAAATGTAGTACCTATGGTAACTAAAATTTTTGGTTGGTTTCCAAGATCTGCCAGTTTTTCCCAGTCAAATAAAATAGAATGAGAACGTTTGTTAATAGAGGGACCAATAAACTTAAAATTATCCGGTAAATCAGTATTTCCGAAAAAATCTTTTGAAGTATATACCAGCGTTAATAATTTAGAACAATCTAGTCTCTCATTACCTTCAATTCCATTTTTTTGCTGAAATGCTATAACTTGCTGACTTTCCCACTCATGTATCATAGGAAGATTTTCATTAACCTTTATGGAAGCCGGAGCCGTTACCGACGTAGCATAAGGAATTTGTTTTTTTATTGCAGCTACAGAACCTGCGAATAGTTGATGGTCTGAAATTATTAGATCGGGTTTATATTGATCAATAATTTTTTCTATACCTGGAAGGATATACGTGTTCATAGGAGTCAAAACTTCTTCATACAGAAATTTTAAGCTTTCAATACCTGTCACAGATTTTTTTTTCAGCTCTTCAATATATGCTTCCTGATGTTTTTTTTCTTCTTCAGTTAGATTTATGGGAATAAGCAATAATTTACCACCAACAGGTAATTCTTTCTCAAGCTGAGGATCAAAACTTAGCCAGGATACTTCATGATTTCTTGTGAGCAATTCCTGACCCAAAGCCAAAGTAGGATTAATGTGTCCGGTTAATGGAGGAACAATAAATGCAAATTTTGCCATATTTTTAAAATTCTTAAACGTTAAAGAAATCTGCTAATTTCTTTTTAATCCATTCTGGATTTTGAATAGGTATATTATGATCTCCTTCTCCTTCAAAAAATGTTACATTTGGAATGTAATTTTTAAGAATCTTTCCATCAGGTAAGCAATCAGATTGCATACCATAAAGTAATAATGACTCTTGATTTACTGAGTTCATATTCTCTTTTGAAGAAAAATATCTGTCTTTGATTAAATCATCAGGCATAGATGATTCATGCATGAGATAATCAAATAATTTTTTATTTTTTTCGAGTTGTCTTTTATTAGGAACAATTTTGGTTGATACACTATAATTTTGCATATAATGTTCTAAAAACTCGTTTCCGTATTTTTCTATAACTTTTTCTGTATCTCCGTCTTTGTCTGTAATTGGAGATTCAATTATAGCAATTTTTTTAATTCTTTCAGGGTAATGGATGGCGCTATATAGTGTTATTAAACCACCAAAACTATATCCTACCAAATCTACTTGAGAAAGATTATAGAAGTTTAGAAGATGAATTAAATCTGAGGATAATGACTTTAAGTCAAAACCCTGATCTATTTTTTCACTAAGTCCATGACTTCTCAGGTCATAAAGAAGTACATGATATTTTTTAGCAAGCTCAGGAGCTATATTGAAATAAAATAAAGAAGAGTTTGTAAACATACCGTGAATCATAACGATAGTTTCAGAAGCTTCCTTATTGAGCTCCAGAATATGAACTTTTTTATTATTTATTTCAACTATGGGCATTTACAATAAGATTTACAATATCACCTATAGATAAATTAATCAGCTGTTCCATGTCCATGCCGGATAACCATTCATTAAAATCCATTCTGTCGCCATATTCTTGTTTCACTTTTTCAGCTAAAGCAACGATTTCAATGCTATCCATTTCCAGGTCCTTAGTAAAAATGCTCTCAGGTGTTATATCCAGTTCATCAGCAATATCTTCTCCAAGTACTTCAGTTATAAATTGTTTTAATTTTTCGAATACCTGTTCTTCTTGTTGTTGTATATTTAAAGAGTCCATCCTATTATAAAATTGTTATATTTAATTGTGTTGATTGTTGTATTTTTTATTGTTAATATTTCTCCATTTATTGATTCAACTTCATATTGTTTCGGATTCCCTTTAAGACCTAGTCCGAGCATTTTTCCATATGCTTCTTTTGCGGTCCAGAACCGGGTAGTCCATTCAGCTAAATCTTTACCTTCAAGCAGTTTCATTTCTTGACTTGTAAAAGCCAGATCCATAAAACCTTTATCCCTGTTTTCAATTGTTTCTATATCAATGCCTACTGGCTTATAAGAACTAATGGTCACAGAATTGCTGCCTTTGTGAGCAATGGATATTTCCATATTTTTTGTCTCTGGAACTCCGTGAATTGACGGTTTTCTATTCGGATCGTATTGAACATTAAATTCAATTGGATAATACTTCTTACCGGAATGGTTTTCAATAAACTTCCTTACACTATCTTTTAATGAAATACGACTG contains these protein-coding regions:
- a CDS encoding IPExxxVDY family protein is translated as MKIYSFDWDDDDPIFDFKLLGLASNLIKDYDLAFYLNKYCQFSFKREADQEILNGDVLYLFSVYRFFHSKTKQFVELISNYSYPQMLKGEKYSLFEETESIHILIPEFKRFNYFLKSSLGLNEDFYVNLAELKNIQEYQDIDINTIKINNLENLILPT
- a CDS encoding acyl carrier protein translates to MSDITSRVKAIIVDKLGVDESEVTPEASFTNDLGADSLDTVELIMEFEKEFDIQIPDDQAEKISTVGQAISYIEEVNKQ
- the rnc gene encoding ribonuclease III translates to MTAIWKKILFRSNLLKQSSDNKEEEVFRKQIENLIGYKPSNLGVFYECFTHSSVNNNDNKNFERLEFLGDSILSSIVSDYLYHQAPDKKEGYLTQMRSKMVNRKTLNVLGNELKLSSYLQKRQNTSLGENINGNLYEALVGGIYIDGGFEACRDFISETLIKQEDFEQLEKRVTSYKSLIIEWAQKNKLEINFETFEEENAEDVLIFNSIIHLDNKMVTKGRATSKKKAEESASKRAYYRLNKYINTSETKET
- a CDS encoding glycosyltransferase: MKKFLFVVPPFIGHINPTLSIGNSLLERGHEVAWTGIYPLDKNTIPVKGHYYYPEKEIKPYQDEIEKIMELQGTGSNVTGLEILKLALEQTYVPLAKIMMPGLKNVIENFKPDVIINDGITFAGGLAAYLYNIPYATTMTSPPEVMGNPDMAPKVAEWAYNQISGLQKYFGIEEKEHLIVSSKLSLIFTSEEFAGITSTEPCNKFIGPVLGRPDNSSFDWESINKISNPKIFVSIGTVLTDIRKDFFTKLIDAFKDKDVTIIASVDPELFEKWPDNFIVQKYLPQIQLLPHMDAVICHGGFNTINESLMNSLPMVVIPLAYDQFYNASLVENSGSGIRLRYKRMKKNDLENSVLEVLNNNEYRQNAERIKQTFIKAGGNTKAVELLENFAETKNIIK
- a CDS encoding acyl carrier protein, with the translated sequence MDSLNIQQQEEQVFEKLKQFITEVLGEDIADELDITPESIFTKDLEMDSIEIVALAEKVKQEYGDRMDFNEWLSGMDMEQLINLSIGDIVNLIVNAHS
- the fabF gene encoding beta-ketoacyl-ACP synthase II, with the protein product MALKRVVVTGLGAITPIGNNFQEYRKALLEGVSGAGPITLFDATNFKTKFACELKQYNPEDYFERKDVRKYDRCAQFGMISSKEAVKDSKLLEYSDLNKARVGVVWGSGIGGLNTFEQEVSTYALGNGIPRFNPFFIPKMIADMTPGLISMEYGFMGPNYATVSACASSSNAMIDSLMLIRLGKADAIVTGGSEAAICASGVGGFNALHAMSTRNDDPATASRPFDKDRDGFVLGEGSGTLILEEYEHAVKRGATIYAEIVGGGLSADAYHMTAPHPEGLGAYNVMKNAIEDAGISLTDIDHINVHGTSTPLGDLAESKAILKLFGEHSYKIQINSTKSMTGHLLGAAGAIEALACVIAVKENIVAPTINHFTDDEDFDPKLDFTFNKAKEKEVKYAMSNTFGFGGHNACVILKKF
- a CDS encoding ArnT family glycosyltransferase, which gives rise to MSPFYVTNEWSDPNVYFNVAKGMVNGRTLYTEVFDHKGPFIFFLYSAGYIISNSNFFGMFIIELISWLLMSYSIYLTARLYLGKAGSFFTALIFPSFLLKLMIAGGSAEEFILVGEIISLYLFVRYFKDKGNFSHNPWCMFVHGIICSMVILTKINLIMFWFFPLLGIFINLLSNKRYKNIIYNLLAYLAGFALVAIPIILYFYVNNALEEAYNTYIVLNSKYAKVGSLTEVLILLVTKILYLFLDSFSLFLLPIIGIFIFPVNFIKNTIGRWSIILSGITLYVIIFMSKTFFYYYPIPFLVFDVLGLVCIFIYIKKYASVKFTSGMIASFFFIFFFMCLSQKRLTNTWLEYKILNSKDFKVDGFMTERLSDEIKKSPHPTLLNLGFGLGNSLFTTCNIVPNVKFFLKPNLPFSTFPELRNDQTEYIRQKKTEFIVLPCRIYNLSKIKENDPNNTDEFLYYYHLPVLKENYNLIKTDTIKNDIDNNALEVYYLYKRK
- the pyk gene encoding pyruvate kinase, with the translated sequence MIGYRKKTKIVATIGPASEDRETLLNMIKAGVNVIRVNFSHAEEQTVEKWVKLVRGINEEYGFTVSLLADLQGPKLRVGVVKEGVVVKSGDLITFTNEKIEGDENQVYMSYPQFARDVKVGEKILLDDGKLIFEVVETNLRDKVKARVIQGGPLKSKKGVNLPNTKVSLPALTEKDIKDALTAIKYEFDWIALSFVRHVEDVNDLKKLIQANVSHKIPIIAKIEKPEAITNIKEIVDAVDGVMVARGDLGIEIPMEKVPLIQKNLVSLCKISCKPVIIATQMMESMIDGLTPTRAEVNDVANSVLDGADAVMLSGETSVGKYPVEVIENMAKIICNVEDDQHIQVPPHAPVRGSDRYITDMICYNAAEMVDQVSAKAIVTLTQSGYTAFQISSHRPLADIIVFTSNKRVITMLNLLWGVRAFLYEGLKSTDETVVEVNREAREKGFVVSGDYVINLNAMPSFGNGLTNTLRLTQIS
- a CDS encoding HAD-IIB family hydrolase, producing MENIFVSDIDGTLTSFGSPVLDEYGIKSLKKASQWGEIILASARPYSGIISMYNPEELEIDYIISLNGGHILYKNKTLFTFPVPSEIVTYFIKNKDRFENLWFYTEFHWYTSTMETDVYKKESYAVNSEAILLNKFKSENVLKILAVCESDRDIIVSEIGNKFSGVNVTSSSESYVEIFSSQINKFNAVETIFRDKETQIFAFGDSNNDLEMIKNSFLGCAVNNATPQVKAVADYISSFNFGKGVYDSLEYIQKKYLI
- a CDS encoding alpha/beta fold hydrolase, which translates into the protein MPIVEINNKKVHILELNKEASETIVMIHGMFTNSSLFYFNIAPELAKKYHVLLYDLRSHGLSEKIDQGFDLKSLSSDLIHLLNFYNLSQVDLVGYSFGGLITLYSAIHYPERIKKIAIIESPITDKDGDTEKVIEKYGNEFLEHYMQNYSVSTKIVPNKRQLEKNKKLFDYLMHESSMPDDLIKDRYFSSKENMNSVNQESLLLYGMQSDCLPDGKILKNYIPNVTFFEGEGDHNIPIQNPEWIKKKLADFFNV
- a CDS encoding nucleotide disphospho-sugar-binding domain-containing protein, translated to MAKFAFIVPPLTGHINPTLALGQELLTRNHEVSWLSFDPQLEKELPVGGKLLLIPINLTEEEKKHQEAYIEELKKKSVTGIESLKFLYEEVLTPMNTYILPGIEKIIDQYKPDLIISDHQLFAGSVAAIKKQIPYATSVTAPASIKVNENLPMIHEWESQQVIAFQQKNGIEGNERLDCSKLLTLVYTSKDFFGNTDLPDNFKFIGPSINKRSHSILFDWEKLADLGNQPKILVTIGTTFDHSQKKSFFDKITNAFKNEKLTVVVISDPEYFDSIPDNFIIQKQIPQLDLIHLMNAVVCHGGQNTVCESLTYGIPLIVIPIAYDQSYVAGCVVDNNAGIRLKFNRFKAEQLKESVHHILNDKAYKIGAENIKKSFEKSGGVVQGANYLESILNN